The window CGGTCGCGCAGGACGGCCACGGGCAGCAGGGGATCGGCGGACCGGGTCTGGCGCACCGCGAGAAGCGCCCAGAGAGCGGCGGATACGGCGCACAGCCCCCAGGTGCCGGCCGCGCTCCCGTGTCCCGGGATGCGGACCAGGGCGGCGACCAGGCTCAGCAGGGCCCCGATCAGGGCGAAGGAGCTGAGGAAGTCCACCCGGGGCCCGCGCACCGGGATCCCGTCCGGGGCCCGCGTCCCGGCCAAGGCCTGCGGCCCGTCCAAGGCCCGCGTCCCGTCCGGGGCCCGCGTCCCGGCCCGTACGGCGTCCGGTGGACAGAGCCGGCGCGCGGCGAACAGTGCCGCGAGGGCGACGGGGAGGCTGAGGTAGAAGGCCCACCGCCAGTCGAGCCGGTCGACCACCACCCCGCCGGCCAGCACGCCCAGGATCGAGCCGGCGCCACCGGCCCCCGCCCACAGTGCGAGGGCCCGGGCCCGTTCGGTGCGGCCGGTGGAGCGGGCGAGCAGGATGGCCATGGCGGAGGGCACCAACAGGGCCGCGCACACAGCCTGCGCGGCCCTGAAGACGATCAGCAGTACCCCGCTGGGCGCGGCACCGCAGGCGGCCGACGCGGCGGCGAATCCCGCGAGACACCACAGGAACAGCCGGCGCGCGCCGACGAGGTCCGTCAGCCGCCCGCCCAGCAGTTGGAGCCCGCCGACCAGCAGGACGTAGACATTGGTCACCCAGTGCACGCCCGACAGGCTCATCGACAGATCGTGCTGGATCTCCGGCAGGGCGAGGACGACGATGCCCGCGTCCGCGTTGGCCAGCAGCGGTGCCAGCGCGACCAGCAGGGTCAGCGGGAGCGGGGACGCGCCGGGCCCCGTCCGGCCCCGGGTCCCGGACACGG is drawn from Streptomyces sp. NBC_00464 and contains these coding sequences:
- a CDS encoding MFS transporter; the encoded protein is MALSHLVRRPDGAPTAVSGTRGRTGPGASPLPLTLLVALAPLLANADAGIVVLALPEIQHDLSMSLSGVHWVTNVYVLLVGGLQLLGGRLTDLVGARRLFLWCLAGFAAASAACGAAPSGVLLIVFRAAQAVCAALLVPSAMAILLARSTGRTERARALALWAGAGGAGSILGVLAGGVVVDRLDWRWAFYLSLPVALAALFAARRLCPPDAVRAGTRAPDGTRALDGPQALAGTRAPDGIPVRGPRVDFLSSFALIGALLSLVAALVRIPGHGSAAGTWGLCAVSAALWALLAVRQTRSADPLLPVAVLRDRGLVAGAVGILLVSAATGPVVFICSIYLQRVHHYSPLEAGGALLPMVGGILLVGRGCARMLARHGPRLPCLVGCALVAAGLLMLTNVTSESGYLTGLLPGLALTGAGLPFIWMTCEVTACADICMRNVGLAAGVVQSAGQIGAALGLALVVTICAPAADGSGAAALAGGISQAFWLALALMVPAAANALIGMRAKSAA